Proteins encoded in a region of the Granulicella sibirica genome:
- a CDS encoding ABC transporter ATP-binding protein, producing MGEEWSHSPPALAALVVFNKYEGIRDDKPGALLKTKSDTVAAPASPIPLLAFEHASKRYTNADELVRALDDVSLEIGSGRFVALMGRSGCGKSTLLHLAGALDFPTSGRVWLDGIATDTLDEAGLTRLRREKIGFVFQSFQLLNTLSVLENVEVPLLLAGERKAHHKAMARLSDVGLADYAHRMIHQLSGGQMQRVAIARALVHDPRIVLADEPTGNLDTSTGNVILELLQRICSQQQVTVLMATHSTEASSVADTIVHMRDGRVVSEGENVEERP from the coding sequence TTGGGTGAAGAATGGAGCCATTCTCCGCCAGCTTTAGCCGCCCTTGTGGTGTTCAATAAGTATGAAGGCATAAGAGATGACAAGCCCGGAGCTTTGTTGAAAACTAAATCCGATACAGTCGCAGCGCCAGCCAGTCCTATACCGCTCCTGGCTTTTGAGCACGCGAGTAAGCGATACACCAATGCAGACGAACTTGTCCGCGCCCTCGACGATGTTTCTCTTGAGATTGGATCGGGTCGTTTCGTCGCGCTAATGGGTCGCAGCGGCTGTGGCAAGTCCACCCTTCTTCACTTGGCGGGCGCTCTGGACTTCCCCACCTCGGGCCGTGTATGGCTGGATGGGATTGCGACCGATACCTTGGATGAGGCGGGTCTCACCAGGCTGCGTCGTGAGAAAATCGGCTTCGTTTTTCAGTCGTTTCAACTGCTGAACACACTGAGCGTTCTTGAAAACGTTGAGGTTCCTCTCCTCCTGGCTGGCGAGAGGAAAGCTCACCACAAAGCGATGGCGCGGCTCTCCGACGTTGGCCTTGCCGACTACGCCCACCGCATGATTCATCAGCTTTCCGGCGGACAGATGCAACGCGTCGCCATCGCCCGGGCTTTGGTTCACGATCCACGTATCGTTCTTGCCGATGAACCTACAGGCAATCTCGACACCTCGACCGGCAATGTCATTCTCGAGTTGTTGCAGCGCATCTGCTCGCAACAGCAGGTCACGGTCCTCATGGCCACGCACAGCACAGAGGCCTCATCGGTGGCTGACACCATCGTGCACATGCGTGACGGTCGTGTTGTGTCTGAAGGCGAAAACGTAGAAGAGAGACCGTGA
- a CDS encoding dynamin family protein, whose product MSHPSLLTHRQAEFALVADLDRLQALAATIGMPDLAARTAEMRDRITTHKFIIAVVGEFKRGKSTFINALLGKDILPADIAPASATINRITYGLVPSASVIFRGATEEQAIDIARLEHYVTKLTPEAEAMAATVEQANVYYPIPFCKQNIDIIDTPGLSDEIAMSEVTFRLLPRVDAAVFVLMATAPFSQTEASFLELAMTQYGLRSFLFVVTGIDKIRTPGERERILAVVTSRIEDTVARFVATLFPDEHARADFLRTAKTRVFAVSGYDALQAKMNGDEAALQRSGLPVFESALEDFLSSESGLVSLRLAAERINGFAVELTQELNSRLNAALLPIGESFEDDAPHILRSLQWLIADSRTRIEEQRVHASITLRTLITAFPREFERVAEETYPSLNLGVQHLEIPALSSYLRALADHLKTEFDEAIESAASSLLSTLGKGLSPVISNLSLFISIFDRVMLHLSLGFEASLAPAPPSPAPTMASRLGLDAGLEAPETEIIFANLFPDEEEAERCSAFTQSLMFSIDWADDVSITPQAPYGPNFTRSVTDQLRLNNLRGLVRTAFSEATAVYWQRCLPAHRASLNILISHYYAVLDHQFLLALTEVDHQLALANSARERRANSRLADQERFTRFSTEMLSMRQRLQDMQCSINAI is encoded by the coding sequence ATGAGCCATCCTTCCCTTCTCACCCACCGTCAAGCGGAGTTCGCCCTCGTCGCGGACCTTGATCGCCTCCAGGCTCTTGCCGCCACCATCGGCATGCCGGACCTAGCTGCCCGCACGGCAGAGATGCGCGACCGCATCACGACGCATAAGTTCATCATCGCCGTGGTCGGCGAGTTCAAACGCGGCAAGAGCACCTTCATCAATGCCCTTCTTGGCAAGGACATCCTCCCCGCTGACATTGCGCCCGCCTCCGCCACCATCAATCGCATCACGTATGGACTCGTACCGAGCGCCAGCGTCATCTTTCGTGGTGCCACGGAGGAACAGGCCATCGACATCGCTCGCCTGGAACATTACGTCACCAAGCTCACACCCGAAGCGGAGGCCATGGCCGCCACCGTCGAGCAAGCCAACGTGTACTACCCCATTCCATTCTGCAAGCAAAACATCGACATCATCGACACTCCCGGCCTCTCCGACGAGATCGCTATGAGCGAGGTTACTTTTCGCCTCCTGCCCCGTGTTGACGCCGCAGTCTTCGTTCTCATGGCGACCGCGCCCTTCTCTCAGACCGAAGCTTCCTTCCTCGAATTGGCCATGACCCAGTACGGCCTGCGCAGCTTCCTCTTCGTCGTCACCGGCATCGACAAGATCCGCACGCCCGGCGAGCGGGAACGCATCCTGGCCGTGGTCACCTCTCGCATCGAAGACACGGTCGCACGTTTCGTCGCGACGCTCTTTCCCGACGAGCACGCCCGCGCAGACTTCCTGCGCACCGCCAAGACGCGCGTCTTCGCTGTATCCGGCTACGATGCCCTGCAGGCAAAAATGAACGGAGACGAAGCTGCTCTTCAACGCAGCGGCCTGCCCGTCTTTGAAAGCGCCCTTGAAGACTTCCTCTCTTCAGAGAGCGGCCTTGTCTCACTCCGTCTCGCTGCCGAGCGTATAAACGGCTTCGCCGTGGAACTCACCCAGGAGCTCAACTCCCGCCTCAACGCCGCCTTATTGCCCATTGGCGAATCCTTCGAAGACGACGCGCCGCACATCCTGCGATCCCTCCAGTGGCTCATCGCCGATTCTCGCACCCGCATTGAAGAGCAGCGCGTCCACGCCTCCATCACGCTGCGTACTCTGATCACAGCTTTTCCTAGAGAGTTTGAGCGCGTCGCCGAGGAAACGTACCCCTCGCTGAACCTCGGCGTACAGCACTTGGAAATCCCCGCGCTCTCGTCTTATCTTCGCGCACTCGCTGATCACCTCAAGACAGAGTTCGATGAAGCTATTGAGTCGGCTGCTTCATCGCTCTTATCCACGCTTGGTAAAGGACTGTCCCCGGTCATCTCCAATTTGTCTCTTTTCATCAGCATCTTCGACCGTGTCATGCTTCACCTCTCCCTTGGTTTCGAAGCCTCTTTGGCCCCTGCGCCGCCTTCACCCGCGCCAACGATGGCCAGCAGGCTCGGCCTCGACGCAGGACTCGAAGCTCCCGAAACGGAAATCATCTTTGCCAACCTGTTTCCCGATGAAGAAGAGGCTGAACGCTGTTCTGCTTTCACGCAATCGCTGATGTTTTCCATAGATTGGGCCGACGATGTCAGCATCACCCCCCAAGCTCCCTATGGGCCCAACTTTACCCGCTCCGTCACCGACCAGCTCCGCCTGAACAATCTCAGAGGACTGGTCCGGACCGCCTTCAGTGAGGCTACCGCGGTTTATTGGCAGAGATGTCTCCCGGCTCACCGCGCGTCTCTCAACATCCTGATCTCCCATTACTACGCAGTCCTCGACCACCAGTTCCTGCTTGCCCTTACCGAAGTCGACCATCAGCTCGCCCTCGCCAACTCCGCGCGCGAGCGCCGTGCCAACTCCCGCCTTGCCGACCAGGAGCGCTTTACCCGCTTCTCGACCGAGATGTTATCGATGCGGCAGCGCCTGCAGGATATGCAATGCTCGATCAATGCAATCTGA
- a CDS encoding dynamin family protein: MTKPLVFLSYSRKDIAEKNELATQLKVCGDSFELWVDDHLHHGEEWQPEILDHIDRSSMAILLITADFLNSKFILDVELPAIFKRRDAHQLTVLPIIAKSCAWQSVPWLRKLQVAVGEKKPVWAGDGPQILGQLTEIASRAAALAACQPPGEKSSSPTPSSGTIYYEPEAQRKEFLELLKRFSESIQSQSMERVFGRDTLHRWRRHEEQICDRLNREFTLAVIGPFKRGKSTLINGLLQQEVVTSDVAPETITINEIRFGPQLRIEAHLPGGGRLGLNPDQLKHENLAPLLARLPAEPTHLDLRVPIDWLRGFRIVDTPGTGDALERFEARIQEYLFHADAVLVVLSALDPLPESERAFLKLAVLPQDFGKMTFVVNMLDKLRDEQDVSSIMNNLNRRVAQLFPDATVLGVSAFDEFARLNNEPRPRPERAESLAARFVQLRAHLQESVLRDRELVQLDRAADGLAKLIQTVSRHADQLTRSMEMERTHLESAITVCEDPASPLHAELKEHSQRVHSFILDLAAEAQGWIDGFINRLEQSARSLATVSSSDLQRHFPFFLADGLRTALNRCLDAHRPLILSELAGAANCPLSLDGDHAATGPALRRPFDETSSVSHTAEPGVAVDDSLWERVDVSSLLFDLTQIQVFGITGSLLRQFESKSREREKSLLFQQRFLNAVPELRRSLRARMDEIYAGIADRVAQELEARQQERVDTSLDALRQGRLLTARDDTSWQRETLQSIPTLVAEAGGRLAALQDRLWPEAKDPAA, translated from the coding sequence CTCAAGGTTTGCGGCGACTCCTTTGAGCTCTGGGTCGACGACCACCTTCATCACGGCGAAGAATGGCAACCCGAGATCCTCGACCACATCGACAGATCGTCTATGGCCATTCTTCTCATCACCGCAGACTTCCTCAACTCGAAGTTCATCCTCGACGTCGAGTTGCCGGCCATCTTCAAACGCCGCGATGCCCACCAACTCACGGTCCTCCCCATCATCGCCAAAAGCTGTGCCTGGCAGAGCGTCCCCTGGCTCAGGAAGCTGCAAGTGGCAGTGGGCGAAAAGAAGCCTGTCTGGGCCGGCGATGGGCCGCAGATCCTCGGGCAACTCACCGAAATTGCCTCTCGGGCTGCTGCACTCGCCGCATGCCAGCCACCCGGCGAAAAAAGCTCATCCCCAACACCTTCTTCGGGGACCATTTACTACGAGCCTGAAGCACAGCGGAAGGAGTTCCTTGAACTCCTCAAGCGCTTTTCCGAATCCATCCAGAGCCAGTCGATGGAGCGCGTCTTCGGTCGCGATACTCTCCACCGCTGGCGTCGCCATGAGGAGCAGATCTGCGACCGCCTCAACCGCGAGTTCACTCTCGCCGTTATCGGTCCATTTAAGCGTGGCAAATCCACGCTGATCAACGGGCTCCTCCAGCAGGAGGTTGTCACCTCGGATGTCGCCCCGGAGACCATCACGATCAACGAAATCCGTTTCGGACCTCAGCTCAGAATCGAAGCTCACCTTCCAGGCGGCGGCCGCCTCGGCCTTAACCCGGACCAGCTCAAGCATGAAAATCTTGCCCCACTCCTCGCAAGGCTCCCCGCCGAGCCCACCCACCTGGACCTCCGTGTTCCCATCGACTGGCTCCGCGGCTTCCGTATCGTCGACACTCCTGGCACTGGCGATGCCCTCGAGCGCTTTGAAGCTCGGATTCAGGAGTACCTGTTTCACGCCGACGCTGTTCTCGTCGTCCTCTCCGCCCTCGACCCCCTTCCGGAATCCGAGCGCGCCTTTCTCAAGCTCGCTGTCCTCCCCCAGGACTTCGGCAAGATGACCTTCGTGGTCAACATGCTGGACAAGCTCCGCGACGAGCAGGATGTCTCCAGCATCATGAACAACCTCAACCGCCGCGTCGCCCAGCTCTTTCCCGACGCCACCGTTCTCGGGGTCAGCGCCTTTGATGAGTTCGCTCGCCTGAACAACGAGCCACGTCCACGGCCCGAGCGGGCGGAGTCCCTCGCCGCCCGCTTCGTCCAGCTCCGCGCCCACCTGCAGGAGTCCGTCCTGCGTGACCGGGAGCTCGTCCAGCTCGACCGCGCCGCTGACGGCCTCGCAAAGCTCATCCAGACAGTGTCTCGCCACGCCGACCAGCTCACCCGCTCCATGGAGATGGAGAGGACTCATCTCGAATCCGCTATTACAGTCTGCGAAGACCCGGCCTCGCCCCTGCACGCGGAGCTCAAAGAACACTCCCAACGGGTTCACAGCTTCATTCTCGACCTCGCCGCAGAGGCTCAGGGCTGGATCGACGGCTTCATCAACCGCCTCGAACAAAGCGCCCGTAGCCTCGCCACGGTCAGCTCGTCCGACCTCCAGCGCCACTTCCCCTTCTTCCTGGCCGACGGCCTCCGCACGGCCCTCAACCGCTGCCTAGACGCTCACCGGCCACTGATCCTCAGTGAACTCGCCGGCGCAGCCAACTGCCCGCTTTCCCTCGACGGAGACCACGCAGCGACCGGACCGGCCCTGCGCAGGCCCTTCGACGAAACCAGCAGCGTCAGCCACACTGCAGAGCCCGGCGTCGCCGTTGACGACTCCCTCTGGGAGCGAGTGGACGTCTCCAGCTTGCTCTTCGATCTCACGCAGATACAAGTTTTCGGCATCACCGGCAGTCTCTTGCGACAGTTTGAGAGCAAGAGCCGCGAGCGCGAGAAGTCCCTCCTCTTTCAGCAGCGTTTCCTGAACGCCGTCCCGGAGCTTCGCCGCTCTCTCCGCGCCAGGATGGACGAGATCTACGCTGGCATCGCCGACCGCGTCGCGCAGGAGCTTGAAGCCCGCCAGCAGGAACGTGTTGACACTTCGCTCGACGCCCTCCGCCAGGGTCGTCTGCTCACGGCCAGAGACGACACATCATGGCAGCGTGAAACTCTTCAATCCATCCCAACTCTCGTCGCAGAGGCGGGCGGCAGGCTTGCCGCTCTTCAGGACCGCCTCTGGCCGGAGGCAAAGGATCCCGCAGCATGA